The following coding sequences lie in one Melopsittacus undulatus isolate bMelUnd1 chromosome 9, bMelUnd1.mat.Z, whole genome shotgun sequence genomic window:
- the KBTBD8 gene encoding kelch repeat and BTB domain-containing protein 8: MAALGEPSKFSQTLNGIPSSNPVSSGMDPFHACSILQQLKTMYDEGQLTDIVVEVDHGKTFSCHRNVLAAISPYFRSMFTSGLTESTQKEVRIVGVEAESMHLVLNYAYTSRVMLTEANVQALFTAASIFQIPSIQDQCAKYMISHLDPQNSIGVFIFADHYGHQELKDRSQDYIRKKFLSVTKEQEFLHLRKDQLISILDSDDLNVDKEEHVYDSIIRWFEHEQNKREVHLPEIFAKCIRMPLLEETFLEKIPPVFAQAMAKSCVQKGQHSANGYTQRLGMTASEMIICFDAAHKHSGKKQTVPCLDSVTGRVFKLCKPPNDLREVGILVSPDNDIYIAGGYRPSSSEVSIDHRAESDFWMYDHSGNRWIPKAPLLRARIGCKLVHCCGKLYAIGGRVYEGDGRNSLKSVECYDSRENCWTAVCPMPVAMEFHSAVEYKDNIYVLQGEFFLCYDPQKDYWGFLTPMTVPRLQGLATVYNDSIYYIAGTCGNHQRMFTVEAYDIEQNKWTRKKDFPCDQSINPYIKLVLLKNKLHLFVRATQVTVEEHVFRTSRKNSLYQYDEVTDQWQKVYETPDRLWDLGRHFECVVAKLYPQCLQKVI, from the exons ATGGCAGCGTTAGGAG AACCAAGTAAGTTTTCACAAACACTGAACGGAATTCCTTCTTCAAACCCAGTCAGCAGTGGAATGGACCCCTTCCATGCTTGTAGTATTCTTCAACAGCTGAAAACCATGTATGATGAAGGACAACTGACAGATATTGTGGTGGAGGTGGATCATGGGAAAACATTCTCCTGTCACAGGAATGTTCTTGCTGCAATCAGTCCTTACTTCAG ATCTATGTTCACTAGCGGCCTTACAGAGAGTACCCAGAAAGAAGTTCGTATAGTTGGTGTTGAAGCAGAGTCAATGCATTTAGTATTGAACTATGCATATACCTCCAGAGTAATGCTGACAGAGGCCAACGTTCAAGCTTTGTTCACTGCAGCTAGTATCTTCCAGATCCCTTCCATACAAGACCAGTGTGCTAAATATATGATCAGTCATTTGGACCCACAGAACTCCATTGGGGTGTTTATCTTTGCTGATCACTATGGTCATCAGGAACTCAAAGACAGATCACAAGACTACATTCGTAAAAAGTTTCTGAGTGTCACCAAAGAGCAAGAGTTTCTTCACTTGAGAAAAGACCAACTGATAAGTATACTCGACAGTGATGACTTAAATGTAGACAAAGAAGAACATGTTTATGACAGCATTATAAGATGGTTTGAGCATGAACAAAATAAGAGAGAAGTGCACCTTCCTGAAATATTTGCCAAATGCATCCGTATGCCTCTGTTGGAAGAGACGTTTTTAGAGAAAATCCCTCCCGTGTTTGCACAGGCTATGGCCAAAAGCTGTGTACAAAAGGGACAACATAGTGCCAATGGCTATACACAACGGCTTGGAATGACCGCTTCTGAAATGATCATATGCTTTGATGCTGCCCACAAACACTCAGGAAAGAAGCAAACAGTGCCTTGTTTAGATTCGGTCACAGGGAGAGTGTTTAAACTATGCAAGCCACCAAATGACTTGAGGGAGGTTGGAATTCTTGTATCTCCTGATAATGATATTTATATTGCAGGTGGTTACAGACCTAGCAGCAGTGAGGTCTCCATTGACCACAGAGCAGAGAGTGATTTTTGGATGTATGATCACTCTGGCAATAGGTGGATTCCGAAAGCTCCTTTGTTGCGAGCCAGAATAGGCTGCAAACTGGTTCATTGCTGTGGTAAACTGTATGCAATAGGTGGTCGTGTTTATGAAGGAGATGGACGTAACTCACTCAAGTCTGTGGAGTGTTACGACAGCCGAGAGAACTGTTGGACAGCTGTCTGTCCAATGCCGGTAGCAATGGAGTTTCATAGTGCTGTGGAATATAAGGATAACATCTATGTTTTACAGG GGGAATTTTTCCTCTGCTATGATCCTCAGAAGGATTACTGGGGCTTTTTGACCCCCATGACTGTGCCTAGACTCCAAGGCTTGGCAACTGTGTACAATGACTCCATCTACTACATAGCTGGAACCTGTGGAAACCATCAACGTATGTTTACCGTAGAGGCCTATGACATTGAACAAAATAAGTGGACTCGAAAAAAAGACTTCCCCTGTGATCAGTCCATTAACCCATATATAAAACTCGTACTCCTCAAAAACAAACTCCATCTGTTTGTCAGAGCTACTCAAGTCACTGTTGAAGAACATGTTTTCAGAACCAGCAGGAAGAATTCGCTCTACCAGTATGATGAGGTTACTGACCAATGGCAAAAGGTCTATGAGACTCCAGACAGGCTCTGGGATTTGGGCCGGCATTTTGAATGTGTTGTTGCTAAATTGTATCCACAGTGTCTTCAGAAAGTTATTTaa